The Brassica napus cultivar Da-Ae chromosome C1, Da-Ae, whole genome shotgun sequence DNA segment ATGTAGGCTGGTTTAGGCTTGGTTTAGTGGAATTGATTCGGGTCTAAAATTACTCTATCGGGTATAGGGTACGGTTCGGGTCGGGTACTCTACCCGCGGGTCCGTAGTCTCAAGACCCAATAGGGTAATATGGTGCCACCCGAACGCGACCCGAACCGggtttttcgggtcggttccggtccaggttttcgggtccgggtaaaatgcccaggcctacgcAGGGTTAGTGGGTTTTCTATGTCATTTAGTTATAAGTGCATGTATTATATACAGTTTGCGTCTATGCGCcttatattgttttataatttgcACGTACTTGCAAGGTCATATTATTTGCATGtgttatatttgtattttgtacGTTTTCTGGTATTTGTaattcattttcatatattgaTGGCACATATATGATTTATCTGTCAAGTTTTGTACAGTATAACTTTGTGTTCTTCTAGTCTTATCTTAATCTTTTCTTATGAATAAATTGCAGGTACCTGCGTACATCTCTGAGCCGGAGGTCAAAAGGGtgtgaattttaattataacattaGAATCATGTAATGTCacattaaaataattatgtctCTTCCTATGTCTACATTTCCTTTGACTATAATTCATCCTTCACAGTACCACCTTTTGGTTTTAACTTTTCGTTGATGAATACAGCCATGTTCTGGGAGCTCAAtttaattaatagttttaactGCAAATCAGACTTGTTAAGATACACCAAAAAGTAGTGAAAGCGAAAAGGGCTTGAGCTAGTGAAGCTCTATGAAAAGAGTTATTCTGCTTCTCATTTCTACCAAATTTGTAGAGAAATGTCGTCAGATAATCATTAACCTGTCATTAATAAAGATCAGGTCATGATTTGGGAATCACCTATCTTGGTTTTAGGTAAGATTTAATTCACATGTAGTTTAGGCTGCTCATTTTCCGATGCATAAATTCTTacaaataaaattctcaaagcCTTTGAAATGCTTAGCCAACTTCACGACATGTGCTTCTCAGTGCCTCAGAATTCAACACCATGGTTTATGTACCTGTTTTTAGTTTCCCCCACACGATCCATGAGTTTTTATTTCggttttgattaataaaatctttGGTTTAGCAGAGTGGTCTTTTGGTTTTACTTACTTCAAGATGAACATTATCAGGACAGTTTGATACCAACTGATCAAAAGTCTTTCCTACCACAGTCACCACACTTTTTTCCTACAGATTTCGTCGGTTAGTTAATCTTAGTTAATATAGGGTCCCAAATATAAACATAAGCTGCACGTAAAAATATACACATGAAGACGAAATCAAAGAACTAAATCTTTCTGACAAGATTCAACATTTACTAAATACCTTCGGTTTAAGCCTTCTTGCAAAATCTTCAAGAGGTTGAGCCTGATTCTGAAGGTCATCAGCCTTGGCAAAGATATTTACCTAACCaaggaaagaaaaacaaaagtagGATTCAATCATAATCGGGAGAACATATAACCGAAACTGCTAACCTATACAAACTTATATGACAAAAATTCTAACCTGAAGTTAATATATAGGTCTGGAGTAAACTCAAAGAATATTGCTTTCGGTCAGTCTTGTGATCAACTAAAACTTGTTCTAGCCTAGAAATTCCAATATGTTCTCCATCTGATACGATACATCAGCATAACCACGTAATACTTGAAATTATTATTCCAATAAAACATCACAGTATCTCATCGAGCCATGGAAACAAAGTTTCGCGACATCGCTGAGAAAATCAACATTAGGCATAACTGGGAAGTAAAAATAGTGAGTGAAAATAGCGTTATTTGCCACTTATTTATAGTAGTGGGCCGATGGATACCTGAAACGGCAGAAGTGAGAAAAGTATGCTTAGTTCAACATAGTGAATACATTTATTAGAAGTGATGATAGATGTGACGGAGGCTGggtgaactcttttttttttagcaaaggCTGGGTGAACTCCTGAAGCTCTAAATTAGGGTTCATACGGAACGTCAGCATGATTGACAGAGGGGCAAGAGTGATGATGATCCGTAATTTGCTAATTATCAATATTAGTGGGCTTGAATGATAACTTGGTCGATTGAGTGTTTTTACATAGgcccattaaaaaataaaacagatgaccttcataaatatatattagtttcggttATCAATGTACAAAGCATCCTTTAGtctagtggtataaatgttggtatTTATATCACAGTAACTCGGATTCGAACCACATGCTTggcattttttacattttttaaaagtagggCCCACTTATCTGCTGACGTGTCGCATCAGGAATTATGCAACTGCCATATTATAATGTAGATATATTAGTTTCggtcatcaatgtacaaagcATCATTTAGtctagtggtataaatgttggtttTTATATCACAGtaacccgggttcgaaccaCATGCttgacattttttatattttttaaaagtggggCCCACTTATCTGCTGATGTGTCGCATCAGGAGTGATGCAACTACCATATTATAATGTAGATTTCTATATTAACCAAACTAAAAGCTTTGCAAGCTTTGTATGTCATTCACTTTGGacctccatttctcattcaacaCAATTCCGATTTTGACCAACAAATACACTAACTCATAGTGTTCACAGTGACGATTATATCGTGCCCAAATTTTGGTCCTTCCGACAGACGTCTCCGTCAAAAAAACCATCGGAAAAATGGTCTACATCACTTTGTCAAAAACGAGTTCCAACACAGATCGATGATAGGCTCGAACAGGGCAAGTATGTTTCTTCTCTTGTCTTCTGATCTTCTTTTTGTTTAGTTTCCAGTCTATAtgtttgtgtctgtgtgtgttagATTTGGGACACTGTTGGGAAAGAGATGTTATTACGTCTCGGTGTCGCTTTTTATACAGCTGCAGATTGTTGTGTGCTTGTTTATGATGTTAACTACCTCAAGTCATTTGATTCTATAGAGGTGCAGATTGTTGTGGCAGGTTCTTTTGCACTTTCTACCTTTCTTCTCCaatatttttctagaaaattCTTAGGCTAGCCCACAGGATCCAACGGCATTCCCGTTCATATTGCTTGTTATTATTACGAATGATATAATATGATTATTATAACAATTGTAAATGTTTGTAATAACTAAGTGTTATGTTCCTTGTGTTGATAACATTAACTTTAGGTGTAGAGAAGAAAGCTAGACAATGGTGTGCTCACAAGGGAAACATATGCTATTACGAGACAACGGCTAAAGAAGATTACAATGTAGATGAATTATTCTGACGCAAAACTTGCCCTGGCCAATGAGGGCGACCAAGATACCTCTTATTATCCTAAGGCTAAAAAAGATTCTAAAAGGGTCGTGCTCGTGGATGATGAAACTGTTCCATCGAAACATTTTTCTTGAATTTGGCAGACATTTCCAGGGGATTCCAGAGTCTGGTTCGGAGCCTGAGCAAAGAGAAGGATGTGCTTGCTGAAGCGAAACATATGTGTTAGCTATGATTGATTTGTGCCATTAGTTTTCTTCAGTCTTTTGATCTTTTGGTGGTTCAAAGATTTGCTTGCACCAGTTGTTAAAGTAGTAAGAAAAACTCCGTGTAATATATCTCAAAGTTTAAAGTCTTACGGATCCATTCATCAGTGTCCCAAATCTAAAGCACACAGATACACAAACATATAACtggaaactaaaacaaaaagaagataagAAGACAATAGAAGAAAGATACTTGCAGTGTGAGAGCCTGTCATCGATTTGAAGCTCCTTGGTgacaaaatcaaaaacaatcTTGGATTGAAGCTCAAAACCTAAGAGATAAAACAAAGATCACGTATATTCTTCATTAACGGCTAcgtcttcttttttctttttggctattttttttttagttttattcattttttcacTAATCCTATATGACATTTTGATAGGTTCTAGTCAGTGAGGTGAATTAGAGAATTCACCACAACGACGAGGTAAACCCAAGTTTTGTTCGCTAAATATTAGTtgtactaggataagacatgtgTCTTGCGCaaagtaaatttatatgaaaattatttaaaaaatatcgtatggaaacaaatttatattattgattgaattaatatatttggctattaaataatttttttaaactttttttgttaattacataatttgtttgctaatgaactgatctcatttttaaaaatattttaggtcaaaatattatttatcgcataaaaaccgAACGTataggccgaagaatctcatgcctactatttggttacaataaaactatgtcagctcgattttatatcatgatttagcaatttaaaaattaattatggttatgaaaagtttacgttcacgtgtcaaTCATATCTatcttcgatttttttttttcctttttgtgtcgctttggttattgctcgatataaatattgatttttgtgtttattctcatttctttcttttattttggcttgagatttagaaaatgtttaagattcaaaattattaaagagatacatacttaggttaagatctgcgtcttgtgcagaataaatacttattttatatttttctgcatattatgaaataatataaataataattatatattaaataactaagaaatcagttactattatgtaataaattggcttgcacatataaatcaaatggccgcttttatttatttgcaatcattttagaataaataaatcaaaacaatcaatcttatttatcgtatatgatatataattaaatttagacaatataaagtatatatatacattaacataaacacctattaaaataaaattatttatttatattattttattatcattgtatcttattatagaaaaaaatgtaaactttgatcacaaaaatttatgtgagacttttaacagttatagtaatttatactcattttgaaaaattcaaaatacaacatatatatacaaaaaaaaatctaaatttttaatatatgattaatgtaattgtgtaatttattttaatagtaaagaattaaacaaaaataataaaaagcatacaaattattagcaaatctttattatttaaaatcattaattactatatatatcataatcacattaaGTAATTCCgtatgttttatttaaggaaataatatataataaatagtcaccttgctttagttaatatcatatgatatcatatagttaatattaaatgtttctagtgagatataaaaatcgaattaaaccaacatattttttaatttcaatgtAAGACTGACACGTATGACTAATTAAATTAACTAGTTAATCGGTTGAACAATAATCGTTTAGTTATTATATCTCTTCTATCTTATTACTAAGGCTTGGCCCGCTTATGATGCGGGAATATTAAActtggatattttttttatatctttaaTATTGAGTATTATTGCATGTGTCGGGTTTGTTGTCTCCATCTTGAACTTGGGCTGAAGTGTCTGAAGCCCACAGAGAAGTGGAACAGGCCTCCAGAGTATTTGTTGTACTGAGGCCCACGTCAGCTTCTAGGTTTTGTTTCATAAAACCTGAGTATAAAAGAAGATCGCGTTGGTGACTTGAGGTGCGCGGCAACAACAACAGATTGAGAGGTTCAGGTGAAAGAGCAAATTGTCTTGGTTGAGAGATCGTTTGTGTTTACCTGAAGGCTAAGTTCAATCAGAAGAAGAGAGCTAGGTGTTTAGCTCTTGATTAAGCTTTGGCGTTTATAAGTTTAAGGCCACAACCCTTGTATTAATTCTTTCTCTTTGAGTTAGTGAATTGGAAGACTCTGTTCTTCCCCCAGACGTACCTTCACGGGAACTGGGTAAACAAACTTGCTGTGTCTTATCTcctacaaacaaacaaacagaaCACAAGTTAGTATTGAGGTTAATCGATCAAGTAACATAGCTAAACGAATTCTAGCTAAAAGGAACGAAGGTTTAACATAGTAAATCGACGTTTAAAccttacaagtggtatcagagctctcAGGTTAGGTTTATAAAAGAACGGTTTCAGCGGTCTCAGCTGCGTTCTGGTGGTTATTAAACCTAGACTTTAGCTGGTGTTGATTTCACGATTGTTAGTGAGATCATGAAGAAGTCTAAAGTCAAGATTGAGGTGGAAAAGTTTGATGGAAAAGGAGATTTTGGAATGTGGAAATTCAAGATGCAGATGCAACTTGAGAATGCTGATCTTGACAGTGTGCTTAATGAAGAGGACACTAGTTCTACATCAGAGAAAGACAAGGATGGTGATAAGGAGACTAAACCCGGTACAGGGGTTCTTACTCGGAAGGAGATGGACAAGCGTGCTAAAAACATGATTTGTGCTAGTCTTGGAAACCTGGTGCTACGAAAGGTTATGAAACAGACTACTGCACTAGGGGTATGGAAAGCACTAGAAAAGGACTACCAAACTAAGACATTACCTAACAGAATCTACTTAAAACAACGGTTCGCTAGTTTCAAGAAGGAAGAGCATCGAAGTATAGAAGAAAACCTCGATGGTTTCTTGAGGTTGGTAGATGATCTGGAAAGCTTGAACATCACAATCAGCGATGAAGATCAAGCAATACAGGTTCTGTCAAGCTTGCCCAAGCAGTTTGATTCTTTAGTACATACTCTCAAGTACGGGAACGACAAAGAAACTCTGACACTGCAAGAAGTTACCTCATCTGCATATGCAAAAGAAGTTGAGCTAAAAGAAGCTGGACtttttggaaaaacaaaatcaaatgcaGAAGGTCTAATAGCAGAAAGAGGAAGATCAGAGTCTAAACCGCAAAGTAAATGGAAAGGTAGATCTAAAAGCAGAAACAGATCAAAGTCAAGACCAAGAGGTTCAGGAAAACCCAGAGAATGCTGGACATGCGGCAAAGAGggtcatttcaagaaagattgTCCAGACAAGAACTGGAAATCGAATGAATCTGTTAATGTTGCTCATGACAAAGAGCAACCCATGATCCTAACCGCAAGCGCTCACGATCCTATGAAGGAATGGGTAATGGATTCTGGCTGCACTTTCCATATCACACCGGAGAGGGAGGTACTATTTGACTTCAAGGAAGTAGACGGTGGAAAAGTCTTACTGGGAAACAACACCCAGTGTGAAGTCAAAGGTattggaaaaataaaaattataaattctgAAGGAGCTCAAGTCATTCTGAGTGATGTGAGATACATGCCAACAATGGGCAGAAATCTTATCTCCTACGGACAATTGGAGAAAAATGGATGCAAGTATGAAGGGGAAAATTTTAAAGTCACCTTCTATCGAGAAGGTAAGAAAGTACTGTCTGGAAAATATCAAGATGGCTTATACTATCTACAGGGATCTGTCATAAAAGGAGAAGTATCAGTGGCTAGAGCTGAGACAAACCTAACGAATAGATGGCATTCCAGACTAGGGCATATGAGTTTGAAGAACATGAATCTCTTGGTTAAGGGAGGTTATTTGAATCCAAAAGAAGTTCACACTTTGGATTTCTGTGAAAAATGTGTCTTTGGCAAAGCTCATAAGAAAGTTTCCCGGAGGGCAGACACACATCAAAGGAGAAGCTTGATTATGTACACAGTGATCTTTGGGGATCAGTCTCAAATGAAACAAGCTTATCAGGCTGCAGATATTTCCTAACTTTCATAGATGACTATTCTAGAAAGGTATGGATCAGGTTTCTAAGAA contains these protein-coding regions:
- the LOC111213419 gene encoding ras-related protein RABG3b-like; this encodes MIGSNRIWDTVGKEMLLRLGVAFYTAADCCVLVYDVNYLKSFDSIEVQIVVAGVEKKARQWCAHKGNICYYETTAKEDYNVDELF